The region CAGACGGGGAGGTCCCTGTACAATTTATGAAACCCTCCCCTAGAAACATCATCAATCTACAAACTTCTTTCTGGTCTGCATTGGGTCTCTCGTCTCTCAGCCGCTTAGTTTTTACACATAAAAGCCGCAGGGGATCACAGTGTGGTGAGTTTTCCTCACTATATTTCTCAAGCTATTTCCCATCAAGTGCAGATGTTTCATAATGATGTTTTGGAGTTCTGATTTGGATGACTTTTTCctggattttcttctgtctttcactctttttttaaactttggaacataacttgatttttcttttcagacatTGTTTTCACTTTCTGCTCTCTACTTAGCATGTTCCTGATTTGACAACATGGGGCTGATCCTGTCAGGATATCTGCCATTAAAAGAGAACTCTAGTGCACCTCTCTCCAGTGTCACTCTTGCTCTGTGTCTTTTTACCCTCATACTGATGATGGCCATCAGGGTAAAACAGAGCCACAGATTTTTCTTCTCCTACCACCATGACTCCCACTTTGACAACACAAAGTTCCCTAGTGCTCCAGGCCCCAAACCTTGGCCCCTTGTGGGCAGTTTGCTCCAGGTGGGGGACCAGATGCATCTCTCATTAACTCGCCTGGGTCTGCAGTACGGTGATGTTTTTAAGGTACGGTGAGTTTGTGTCTGGATTCTAATTTATTACGACATTATTTACACTCATCATATCCATgaattctaaaaataatttgagcCTTTTGTGATATATTTCGATAATTCTTATTCCAGGTTGAACCGACAATACAACGTCAAAGAATCGGGTGTGCATGTTGGATTTGTTAGTTCTGTTGTAATTCAGAGTAGCTTTGTTTTAATACTGATTGGGTTCCTTCACAACCCTGCGAGTAAATACATGTAAATTAGCACCAGGGTTAAAGAATTTGAAGGTACCATGCATCTGTACCTCTGACAGCAAAGCAGATTCATCAGCATCATGTCCCCACCACCATGCCTAACAGCTGGTAAAGTTTGCACAGGTTTGAAAGCCTCGCCTTGATTCCTGCGAACAAACTTATTGTCACAATGGATAGACAGTTAAATTTTGGCTTGTTTGATCTTGAAACTTCCAAAGCATGAGTTtgtatttcactttttgaagGTATTGATTGTGGAGTAGACGGTTCTTTAGCGGCTTGAAATCTGTTGATTTGAACAGTGACACTGACGTTGTTTATGATGGGCTTCAAACCTGGTGGTTCATTGATTGTTCTTGAACATTCTAACAAATTTCCTTCCATCTGAGGGCTAAACTTTGATCAGATGGCTTGAACTCTCAAATCAAGCATTTAGAATGACTGAGAAACTATTGTAAAATTTAAGGACTTTCATCATAATCCAGATCgttgacattttttctttttaaattaactgacATTATTTGTTCTACATTCATTCCATAAAATTCACCTTTAAAAGTCCCAAATGAATTCAGTATTCATGCACATGATGCATGTATATGAACTTCTGACTGgcgttgtgtgtgtttttcagtgtaAGTAACTTacgtacaattttcatgtatctgtactttactgaAGTAGATTTTATCTTGGCTACTTTcgacttttactccactacattttacagtaagtatctgtactttctacttcactacatttctacaaaaccgtcgcgttactcgttacatccaagtcgcattgctctttttttccccattaaaatgtgaagttcagggacttaACGTGGGGGGctgtaaaatccaagcaataacgtgacttactAATTACGTGTGTCTCTCGTTACCCATCGCCTCCCGGTTTCACTCGCAAGCGGAGCTCcaagacatgcgcagtggtttcctctgagcgggagaagatgtctgTCTAATCGTCAGTAATAGAATACCGCTACATGAATCATAAGATTTGGCGACATGTAAattcagcagcgcttcgctttcacagacggtggcGACTATGTCCAACTTTTATCAAACttttagcaaagctagctgtacagaGACAAATATGTTGCAtgaaaaaagttgtcactcatcATTGTGCTGAATTGTTGACTGACATGTCGCATATGTGGGACAACGCTGTGACGAAAAGTCTGCAATATATATTCCTGAACGATCCGACTCTTCTGAACGGCTCTTACATTGCagtagttattattattttatttaatatatatagaaatgtatttaattggcgaataaataaaacaagaatctAAGAGCAggcagagcatgctcattgctctttaattgtttttgtcacCTGTCATGGTGGCAGATGTTTCAGCTGGAGAGGGTGAGAAGAATCACAATGCGCTCCTTCGGCTTGGTTACCTCTTGCTTGTTGCGccttggacagtgttcatagttgagTGTTGTTTACCATTAGGGCATTGTCTTAATTGCTATGTGTAATGGTGCAGAtggttgtggtttctgacatgggcaaaCCAGGTCAGAAACGCCCAGGGCGTTACCTTTTTAGGGATGGCATGAGACCACCAGGGTTTGTAGCACAGAGATGGAAGCAAAGCGGAATGAAGAAGAGTTTGAATTGATGATATTGGTTGAacttatttcagctctaagtatttaatatctatgtgtttttatgggaatgtggaTCTTTAAGATCaatttgaaaagtaattttgatcatatttcacattttattgtgtcatgtagcgcggAGCGCTGGTCTTGGGGTCTtgggttaggtggtcttgactacgTCCTTGGTTGCATGTAAATCTAGATTTAAATTGTGTCACAgagagtaaacacaataaaaaaatgctttatttatggcatttttcattaaaatggcacatttctgacgtgttaaaattaaatatgatagGTACACGTAATGACATTGTATTAGCGATTAGGTATTACATTCAGCaggtacttttacttttaatacttaagaatttttaaaaagccagcactttcttattttttctgaagtacaaatgttaatgtggtactttcacttttactagagtacatttttgtctgtttatttgtacttttagtgaagtacattgtttgagtactttctccaccactggtGTCTTTGTCTCAGATGCGTTTCGGCTCTTTGACAGTGGTCATCCTTAGTGGGTACTCCACCATCAGGCAAGCACTGGTCCGTCAGGGAGAAGATTTTGCTGGACGACCTGAACTTTTCACTTTCTCCGCCGTGGCTGATGGGACCAGCATGACCTTCAGTGAAAAGTATGGACCTGCGTGGCTGCTCCATAAGAAGCTGTGCAAAAATGCCCTAAGGTCCTTCTCCCAAGCCGAGCCGAGGGGATCAGGGGCCACTTGCCTCCTGGAGGAGCAGATGTGCACTGAGGCTGCTGAGATGGTGACGGTGATTCGGGAAGAAGCTGCAAAGAACCACAAGACGATGGGTATAGATCCCACAATATCCTTAGTGACCTCAGTGGCAAATGTGGTGTGTGCCCTGTGTTTTGGGAGAAGGTACGACCACAATGACAAGGAGTTTCTCACCATTGTGAACATCAACAACGAGGTACTGAAACTTTTTGCAGCAGGGAATTTGGCTGACTTCTTCCCAGTGTTTCGTTACTTTCCCAGTCCGTCTTTGAGAAAAATGGTCCAGTGCATTCACAGGATGAACGGATTTATGAAGCGAAGAATCGAGGAACACATCAACACCTTTGATAAGGTAAAGAAGCCTGCTAACtacattaaaacaagaaatttattgtaaaagaaTGAAAAGGGGAAAAGAGTTCACATCtgctaaaatattcacaaattcTGATTAGATTGGTGTCTTGAGGTTTATACTTTACAGTGTGATTACTCCCATCTTTACTTCATCTTGTTTACAAGCAATATGTACTGTATGCAGTCCTGCGCACGTTTAGGCATTCCATGTGTGTATGTCTTGTTTCCTTTAGATTATGCCACTTATTTGCATCCCAATCTTTTAATCTGCCATTGCACACACCGGCCACTGTAgccaaaaaataacaaacaagtCCCCTGGGATGAACTATTGTTCTTGTGCAGAGTGCCTAAAATGTTCGCACACACTCTAATTAGGAATTACCAACCTAGTGGAAGACACGCGTCCCACTATGACTGATTACCATTTTGTCCCTAATTAATTCGTTCAAAATTCAGTCCtaattttctacataatcacaaGATTGATTCCCCCCACCCCTTGTTATAATAATGACGACAATCTCAGGAGGTCATGCCATGAaagtttctgtcatgttttgtaCGTGTGGTTGCAGAACTGCATCCGGGACATCACAGATGCTCTGATCTCACTTTGTGAAGAAAGGGAAGAGAACAGGGACACATCTCTACTTACTAACTCTCAGATCATCCACACCGTCATAGACATCTTCGGTGCAGGTTAGATGAATCAGCATAGCGACGCCAATGGCATTACTGCATAAAAAGACGCCCTCGTTTTTATGCAGCTGTGCATTTTGTGCTCTCCAAAAGGTTTTGACACCATCATTGCTGGATTACAGTGGAGCCTCTTGTACCTTATCAAGTTTCCAGACATCCAGGACAAAGTACAGCAGGAGATAGGTATTGTTTTATGTCTTGATAGGACAAATATCGAGATCTAAATGACTGAGGTGTGTTTGTGATGAAAACTGAAACCCTAACTGCCTTGGTCAGTGTGACCGCAGCctatgaaaacagaaagaatgtACGGTATGCTAATAGCGTGAGCCTGTCTGTTCTCATGAATGAGTCAGGGTTTTACTGTCCAAAAATAGCAGGTTGCTCATTAATGAATCCAAGTAGAACATCACTAATGAGCCTGAGTTTGTGTCTGTTGGTTTATTACAGAGACAAAAATCAAACTGCAATAGTTCCTAATAATAGTGATCTGGAGCATTTtgattaatataaaatttaGCCCCAAAGGAACATCAAACATTTACCATGCAGATGAAAATACAACATTCAGggcaaaaaaaagttttataatgTTCATGAAAGTAGCATGATATTTGTGAACTTTGaagaaaatcaaagcaaaacaggTGTAATAAAAAGTCAACTGGTCTTTGAGAAACTCAAAAGCTCAGACCAAGGTTTGCTGACGCCGGAGTTACTTTTGATGTAGACTGACTGAACCAGTGCCGAATGTCCTGAGGCACGTCACATTTTCACAGTGAGAGGAAGGGAGGGGGGATGCTAGGAGGTGACAGGATGAATCAGAACAGTACAAGGGTTGGAGAGTTCAAGAGAGACACAAAGGCAGTTACACGCAAGGCTCTGAACGATCATAATTTACCATTGTTCCTTAACGCAACTAAAATATTGGAGGCAATGGGCTGAAAGGCTGCTCTTTGTAAGGATGGACTGCAGCTGAACTAGACACCTTATTCACAAAAACAGGATTATTTAGAATGAAAACAAGATATGAAGTGAAAACAAGTAAGTCCTTAGTCCTATAGTCTTCAGTCAACTGCAAAGTTGTCATGCCCATTAAACTTTAATAGACTTGTTGGAATTTCATGTGATGGGCCAACACAATGTTTGAAGTGGGGCTAGGTTATAAACAATATCCAAatctttgaacattttagaGAGTACTTTTCAATCTGTCATCTGAGAATGGACACAATATGGCACCAGGACATCTCAGGTGTGATTATCTGTCGATGTAAAATCTCAGTATCTTGCACTGTGCACATCTTGCAGTAATGTAAACGTGGAGAAAAGAACacagaaaaattaataattgaGAGAAAGCTGTAGAAGTCCAGTTCGCCACAGGCAGAGATGAAAACTAAGACTGCACATCACCCAACAAGTCATCTCTACAGACACTTAGTGTTAGCAGCaccatgctgtggggatgctttgcTAAACCACAAACAGGGAATCTGATCAGTGTGTGTAATACTGGGTAATCcttaaagaaaacctgttagccTGCAAAAGACTTCAGACTGAGGCAGAGAAGGAAAAATCCCCAAACATACGgttaaagaaactaaaactttttgaTGAAAGTATATTTATGCGTTAGAATAACCCAATTAAATTGTATATTTAAGtctaattcagtttttatgatgATATTTGAACAATGGTGCTCATAGCTTTGATTCAATGTACTTCAGCTATTTAACTAAGACATGTGACAATCATATCATAGTTTTCAGATGCTCAGTGATGGTAGACATACCCCCCAGTAGTCTAGCAGCTGTAATGATAACAAAAGCTAGCTATGGAAAGTAATTCCTCAGGTACATTAAGTGAATCtcatcagtttcatttttatttgaacattttagaattTCTACAACTTTACTATCAGTTGGTCTGTTGCTTAAAATCCCAATACATAAACTAAATGATGTGTTTGTAATGTGGCCAAAAGGATCAAGGAATACTAAGACTTTAGGAAGACAttacatgttttcaaaaatagttacaattctattaaataaaaaaatagaacagaaaacaaagatggtACAATAAGATCTTAgtttactgtaaatatttagttaaatctgttgtttcttcttttaagATGAGCACATTGGCTCAGCCAGACTTCCCGGGTTTTCAGACAAGCCCAACATGCCCTTCACTGAAGCATTCATATTCGAGGTGTTTCGTCACTCTTCCTATGTTCCTTTCACCATCCCTCACTGGTAAGACTTGAGCTTTGGCTgcagtttattttggtttagCATAAATATTATCGGAACCTTTCATATGTTCCTTTATTTCCAGCACCACCAGAGACACCATCCTGAATGGATATTTCATCCCAAAGGACACGTGTGTCTTCATTAACCAGTATCAAGTCAATCATGATGTGTGAGTTGTCACAAACATTGACACTGATTGATGGTTTAAACATGGTTTATACCAGATCAGGTATGTATTGCCTTTTCGGATATTTCTCATTAAGCTTTGCATCGAGGGACAAACTCAGACTCCAATCAGACTGGAGGAACAGTGTTTGTGAACAATGGTTTTCAAGCCTTGGTATAGACTCAGTGTGACGGACCGAGCAGTTAAAGAACAGCCAGG is a window of Xiphophorus hellerii strain 12219 chromosome 12, Xiphophorus_hellerii-4.1, whole genome shotgun sequence DNA encoding:
- the cyp1d1 gene encoding cytochrome P450 1D1 gives rise to the protein MGLILSGYLPLKENSSAPLSSVTLALCLFTLILMMAIRVKQSHRFFFSYHHDSHFDNTKFPSAPGPKPWPLVGSLLQVGDQMHLSLTRLGLQYGDVFKMRFGSLTVVILSGYSTIRQALVRQGEDFAGRPELFTFSAVADGTSMTFSEKYGPAWLLHKKLCKNALRSFSQAEPRGSGATCLLEEQMCTEAAEMVTVIREEAAKNHKTMGIDPTISLVTSVANVVCALCFGRRYDHNDKEFLTIVNINNEVLKLFAAGNLADFFPVFRYFPSPSLRKMVQCIHRMNGFMKRRIEEHINTFDKNCIRDITDALISLCEEREENRDTSLLTNSQIIHTVIDIFGAGFDTIIAGLQWSLLYLIKFPDIQDKVQQEIDEHIGSARLPGFSDKPNMPFTEAFIFEVFRHSSYVPFTIPHCTTRDTILNGYFIPKDTCVFINQYQVNHDVDLWGDPEKFRPHRFQGPSGQLNKELTEKVLIFGLGKRRCLGDGFARLEMFVFLTTLLHGLRIENVPGQELDLSTDYGLTMKPRPYRITVSPRF